One part of the Gemmatimonadaceae bacterium genome encodes these proteins:
- a CDS encoding AAA family ATPase: MDAFKNPFAPGAGTPPPELAGRAGIIEAAWVALRRVKDGRSAKSQMLLGLRGVGKTVLLNKLREVAESEGYLTVQLEAPENRRLADMLVPELRKVLLKLSAVERARNLAVRALGTLRSFASTFTMKVGEVEVGVTPDAIGASGNLEIDLPDLLLEIAVAAKAAGRPVVILIDEVQYLKSDDLSALLVAVHKIGQRGLPIVVFGAGLPLLAGLAGDAKSYAERLFDFPGVGPLDRDAAIAAIREPIRHEGADIVSDALVEIVQQTKGYPYFVQEWGSKAWNEAPSSPITRADVERATGAAIKALDGGFFRVRLDRLTPRERDYLRAMATLGPGPHRSGDIAAALDARVSQVGPLRDGLIRKGMIYSPAFGDTAFTVPMFDDYMKRVMPQWKPPTAFADSRKKQGKKR, from the coding sequence ATGGACGCCTTCAAGAACCCTTTTGCGCCCGGGGCTGGTACCCCGCCACCGGAACTGGCTGGTCGGGCGGGAATCATCGAGGCGGCCTGGGTGGCGCTGCGACGAGTCAAGGACGGACGGTCAGCCAAGAGCCAGATGCTGCTTGGACTGCGTGGCGTCGGTAAGACAGTTCTCCTGAACAAGTTACGCGAGGTCGCCGAATCCGAAGGGTACCTCACCGTTCAACTCGAAGCTCCCGAAAACCGCAGGCTCGCCGACATGCTAGTGCCCGAGCTCCGGAAGGTGCTCCTTAAGCTCAGCGCGGTCGAAAGGGCCCGGAACCTCGCCGTGAGAGCACTCGGCACGCTCCGGTCCTTCGCTTCGACGTTCACGATGAAAGTCGGCGAAGTCGAAGTCGGAGTCACCCCCGACGCGATCGGTGCATCCGGCAACCTTGAAATCGATCTCCCGGACCTTCTTCTCGAGATCGCTGTCGCAGCCAAGGCCGCGGGACGGCCAGTTGTCATCCTCATCGATGAGGTGCAGTACCTCAAGTCGGACGACCTGAGTGCCCTGCTCGTTGCCGTTCACAAGATTGGGCAGCGCGGCCTCCCTATCGTGGTATTCGGAGCCGGCCTTCCGCTGCTCGCAGGCCTGGCTGGCGATGCCAAGTCGTACGCCGAACGCCTGTTCGATTTTCCGGGGGTAGGACCGCTCGACCGCGATGCCGCAATCGCCGCGATCCGCGAGCCCATCAGGCACGAAGGCGCCGACATCGTCTCGGATGCGCTCGTCGAGATTGTGCAGCAGACGAAAGGGTATCCGTACTTCGTTCAGGAATGGGGATCCAAGGCCTGGAACGAGGCCCCCTCCTCTCCGATCACCAGGGCCGACGTGGAACGTGCCACGGGTGCCGCGATCAAGGCACTCGACGGCGGCTTCTTTCGTGTCCGCCTCGATCGCCTCACGCCGCGTGAACGCGACTACCTGCGCGCGATGGCGACACTTGGTCCAGGCCCGCATCGTTCCGGTGACATCGCTGCGGCGCTGGATGCAAGGGTTTCACAGGTTGGACCGCTCCGCGATGGGCTCATTCGCAAAGGGATGATCTACAGCCCGGCATTCGGTGACACGGCCTTCACTGTTCCGATGTTCGACGACTACATGAAGCGCGTCATGCCGCAATGGAAACCGCCAACGGCCTTCGCCGACTCGCGAAAGAAGCAAGGCAAGAAGCGTTGA